Genomic segment of Nilaparvata lugens isolate BPH chromosome 6, ASM1435652v1, whole genome shotgun sequence:
GGCTACTCAGACAGGTAGATTCCTCCCCTAAAGAAGACAATTGTTTACcatctattttatttcttgattttcaaattttcttagCTTTCTTTGATTGATCTTGCCTAGTTAGCTACAACAGTTGAAGAAACATGTGAATTCTGAAAATCCTAcaaaaaaacaatgttttcttttttcttaCAAGAGAGTTTCTTTGGattgaagagaaaataatttaccTAGCTTGTGTTCTTCATTTTTCAGATTGATGTCATAAACGGTGACCTAGTGTGTCCTGAATCAGGGAGGAAGTTTCCAATTACATCAGGAATCCCAAATATGTTATTAAATGAGGATGAAGTGTAATATAAGCTTGAAAAGAAATGTGGTTCAGTTTTTAAGATTGGATTCTTATGATTAACTGTGTTGTCATTCCAGTTTTGGAGCATTTGAACAGTAACAAGTGcgattcttattttatttctgtCGTTACAACGAAAAGTTATTTCACAGATTTATCAAACATACTACATCTTGTTGAATGTAGATCAGAGGTGCTCATTTACATTGATAAGATGAAAtgtttttgttgaatttttctGTCTATTCAGGTGAGAATGTGTAAGATacactgttcattttcgttttaactttcaatacaataatagaagttgaattcttattattaaattgaaatttttacgCTTTCAACTTCTTGAAGATTTAGAAAtgtaaaactttcaatttattgaacgTTCTCCATTGCCAATTTTACAAATTGAATGGTtacaatttgattttttgtttttgaatttattaaaaatacgtttttaaaattcatattatTGTGTTCTTGTTTCTTAATTTGCTACCTAGTACTGGAGTTGATATTGTTTTAGTAGTTGAAGTTGGAATGGTTAGTTAATTGTGGTAGTTTGATTCATTATGGATATTGGATATCTATATTGAATATAGATATCCAATATCCACATATTGAATCAGAATATCATCATTATGtattattggagaagcccagtGGGCAGCATCATTCCAACTTCAAACTGCTAACGATCTTGGGTTCGACTCCCATTCTGTCTGGCATTGCTAGTATCATCCCTCACTCCATTTCTCTCACGCTCAAGCCATTGACATAACCAACTGGAATCTGTACCGTAGTTATTGTTTGAAAAcagattattttaattatgaatcatattatcgatcattattattcaagaggGTGCAGCAAAGAAACTTATCGTAGGCTACTTATTTGATTgttaagaaaaacaaaataaatatgaatattgtttcAGTTATATTTCTGTTTGATAACCGTAAATCccaagtttttactttccttgctctattaccataggtacggtaaggaaagtattgctttccgaaaaaaattaagatatcccaatttctaaatttctatacgtttcaaggtcccctgagtccaaaaaagtggtttttgggtattggtctgtgtgtgtgtatgagtgtctgtgtacacgatatctcatctcccaattaacggaatgacttgaaatttggaacgtaaggtctttacaatataaggattagacacgaacaatttcgatcaaatgcgattcaagatggcggctaaaatggcgaaaatgttgtcaaaaaaaggggttttcgcgattttctcaaaaacggctccaacgattttgattaaagttatacctgaaatagtcatcgataagctctatcaactgcaataagtcccatatctgtaaaaatttcaggagatccgccccatctatgcaaagtttgattttagattctcaattatcaggcttcatatacaatttaaacaaaaaaaaatcgagtggaatagattgagcatgagaatctctacaattaatgtctagtaacattttcacctaaaattaaaaataagctcgaaattcgagaaaatgtgattatccaattgcaaactgttggcaactgttgattctattaaatgattcactacgaagagatagcagacctcgtgtgtctccagcgttattgccctgtcaccagctggctcaaatctttgaatagtagacttgagatgcgcgggaacactagcgtcaggtgatcaattttcataacggcaaggaaagttgtgtgagtgcgccaaaccagattttttcatgttgttttcaaaataaCATTGGTAGGCCTATCGGTTGAATAGCGAACCCAAGTTTTAGTGGTTGCTTTGAAGTACGTTTCAACACTTTGCATCAGATCAAGTAGTATGTTGTAAATGGCGTCTCGAATGTTGTTCTTGATTTAGGCTACTAAGGTTACATTCTTACATAAACCAAGGATTTAAAATAATACCAATCATAAAGAATCTGGAGGCAGAGCCATCCATGGGAAATCGCCTCTAAAGGTGCAATTCTTTAGCAACGACTCGAGACGTGTGGTTAGAGCCACCGCTAgtaacctataaattcattagattcgaTGACTTATTGGATTTTTATGTTGTAAGAAGGATATGATGGCAGTTGAATTATAAGTGTTGGCTACTATACTGCTTTTACTATTCACatctaatgaatatttttttctctagtCGCGGCGGCTCTAACCACCCGTCTTGAGACGCCGCTAAGGAATTGCATAAGAGAGAAGCAATTTGCTCATCATACAATCAACTCCAACTTTTTTAtggaatatcggggaccgagcttcgctctggagtacaaaagcataaaacatttattacgagattaattcccagaggaatgcaaaaatttcccacacaaaggcccagttgcacaaaagccggttaaattttaatcctgattaacttcacgtgaaccaaatcagagaaggccatttcaaaaatgatctactggaattaatcaggattgaaaataacccggcttttttgcaaccggcactaaatacctgattgaatgattacaaaagttcaacaagagtcataattttgacacagtccaacACACACgagctcgctcactcacttccatcaccaacagacgacgaaataattattatcagatgtttttccaaggatgattaataattatccttttaatgtccttcagcgagttttttcaggtatgagacctagtgcaatcgaatctttatattataaacttactatgttctcaatttcgtgagaatcgttggagctgttttcgagatcccgTGAAAGACAAActtataaacagaagttgctcgtttattAGTATAGGATATGATGAAACATTATTTTATGTAGTGATTTGACAAATCCATAATCCCTTTCAAAGGAGGTCACTGTATGTAATGATTCCATACTTCGATTTTGCTGAATACGTCCATGGCATTCATTTTTCTGAGGCTACAAGGAGAATTAGTAACAATAAAGTGAGAGCAACTGCGTGTTAGGCCATACTCCGCACAATTGATTGCCTCACTCTTGTGACAGATTTTGAAAATGGAAGCATTGTCTATCATTTATCTATCTACCTTGATGGAAGCCATCTatctgtagtgagattcacgttataaagtcagagGAAATGATAGGAAAGCATTGTTTGTTTCTTCCTTTTCCAACGCCTTCCAGAGTGATTCAGGTAAATCTCATCTTATATAAATGGTTGATTCTTGTCAATAATGAccaatctcaaatatattttattccccAAGAAAACTTGAGATTACTaagagatgaaatattttgacaatgtagttcataatatttcttcatagtatataaaaaatttgataacgGTGTAGGGTGAAGAGTTGAAAAAGGATAgatctatctgctttgtctaaagatggaaattaatgagaaattgaatttgttcaaCTTCGGATGtttgtttgataattattatgccTTGTCTAATTTCAGATAAGGATAACAAGTCCATGTTAATCTGACTTTATAACATGACTCTCACTATAGGTAGAAAAATCCCAGTGGAGTACAAACATCTTTAGAGAAAGAAAATATCTAGACTCATGGAAAAGACATATTTACTAACTTAAATCATTAATCGACAACTTAATTACAAATCACATTTAAACCATATACACCAACATAAGTTGGTATTTCAATGAGTAACTGAATTCAGAGGTTCAGCTCTGAGTGAACTCAAGTCAAGGCGTGAATCAATTGCATCATCCATCTCTCCAATTATGGCTCTGAAAATGAGAAATgggaacaatattattttttgttgagtTCACAAGTTAGCAAGTAATATAATGTTGATAATAGTAACTACTCAGTAAGCCTAGATACTAAGTATATCAGATTTTCAATCGGATTTTTATGAGGTAGCCTACttaatttgatcaaatattCTCAATTCCCGAAAGTGAAAGAATGGTAAAATATTAGGTAGCTCTGGCCTGTAATTTGATGACATGAACAACTAAGTATAacttagagaaacaatagcataagtagatatcccatggaaaGGACgttaatgtcgcaacttttatgtcgcaacttgttatctcaagctgatagttcacgtagttcttccctgcgaagctttatgacgctggtagtctctcatattgtgccattcatacactcttacccggtcaaaacagtaaaaatcgacagtaatcagcttgagataacagtaaaagttgcgacataaacgccctataccatgggacatCTACTTACGctgttgtttctctatggtataacttcTTCACACTCAATACTGCTTAAAGCTCTcagaatattcatttattaattcatagacaatagataaaTGACAGGtgtaaacaacaggcattcgcccaaaactgctttcaaCCTTCATTTAAAATGAACTGTCAAGAGATTATGTAGAgttcatgatttgatctacacacaatttcaagtccaaaaaatgtacaaactagaattttgaatttatctgaTCAATTTACTTCTCAACACAAAACCGAACAAGAAActtctatcacaattttatattaaaatttcaCAACACAACACTGCTGTTTGCTGAGCTCGCTAATTAGAATGGATCTTTTTATTTTACCTgtttcagaataaaataatacttataatttacGAGTATTGTATTACtcataataaaaaatctcaatataaacTGATTAAATTAGAAACAAACAAATGTTCaaaaaggaataaaaataaattgtgtTTGGAACATAAAAGTCTACTGAATATCAGAAACTATGTGttgaaagaataagatgttgatattgtcaataccactttaatttattcaaaaattaattcatattacaggaccaggtttcatggttaacctaaaattgaatttcctgttccttcaaaaataacaaacacattagttcagctgaagatgtggaaGGTGTtataccatgaaacctggttctataatatgaattattttttgaataaattaaagtggtattgacaatatcaacatattctttcaattttggAGAAATActacatctcataccatacaatcaaatttttaGAAACTATGTGCCTTGTCGACATGACTAGTATAGATATACTGTGAATTATGGCTGCTTTATTTAAAAACTGTGTCAATCATATCATAAACTGGTTAATATATTTTGTAAGTAGAAATTACACTTTACTTACTGTGACCCGTTTATCGTCATCTTATGTGGCTTCTTCAGACTTATTGTATACACAAAGTATATCAACCATATTCtacagtaaaaataaaaaacggATCCTCAACATCTAAGTCATATCCTCTACTTACACAATAATTGGGTCTTTTCACAGATATTCATTATACAATCatctatataaaaaataaaaatcgagcctcaaatgtTCACATGCAATAACTTTTgggtgcaccgaatttgataatttttttcagttgtgttcgttatgttcaggaccaggtttatggcctatcaaatttataatccgacttcaggactctttcctacggtccttaaaagtttacatgtaattcttatgggagaagatttgtgagctggccacacacagaaatagaaatcagctgttataatcattgcgtcatacaacagccgtcggtagatagtagacaagagtgtgagctgctccataaccgcccatgtattttactttccttgccctattaccataggtaaggaaagtattgctttccgaaaaaaattaaggtaccccaatttctaaatttctatacgtttcaaggtctcctgagttcagaaaagtagtttttgggtattggtctgtatgtgtgtgtgtgtgtgtgtgtgtgtgtgtgtttgtgtgtgtgtgtgtgtgtgtgtatgagtgtatgtgcgtttgtgtacacaatatctcatctcccaatcaacgaaatgacttgaaatttggaacttaaggtcctcacactataaggatccgacacgaacaatttcgatcaaatgaaattcaagatggcggctaaaatggcgaaaatgttgccaaaaacaggatttttcgcgattttttcgaaaatggctccaacgattttgatcaaatttattatacctaaaatagtcattgataagctatatcaactgccacaagtcacatatctgtaaaaatttccggagctttgccccatctatgcaaagttctattttagattccaaattatcaggcttcagatacaattcaaacaaaaaaatcaaaacctaaaattcaaaataagctcgaaattcgagaaaatgttattatttcaattgcaaactgttggcaactgttgattatattaaataatcatacactacgaagagatagtagacttcgtgtgtctccagcgttattgtcctgtcaccagctggcttggatctttgcatagtagacttgagatgcgcgtgaacactaacgtcaggtgataaatttccacggcaaggaaagttgtgtgagtgcgccacaccagattttcattcTAAActccccgactaaaaacaaaatgactgttctgtgtgtaaccatctagcattgcggcctcaggttaaagacttacatgctctaaagacatttctttgtttcgaataattgtgctgtgtttgatgttcagaattaattgatttttagtaaattatttattttaatatattcctcaggtgtgcatctagctaaagtttgtcatgagatgcattaactatttggcggtacgaagttcgccgggccagctagtaattTATAATTCCACATAATATCACACAATAATTTTCTCTTCGCAGACTATTGTTCTAAGAATCTAACTCAAGAATCTTGAAGGTGTGATACAATAAAAACAGGGCTGAAATTACTGGGATTATAAGGCTCGTTTCTTGGTTTCAACATTACAACAGCTCTAGACTTCCTCCATAATTTTGGATAAGTGCACATTCACATTTCACACAGCAGTTCATGAACCTGACCATCTATTCAAGTCTCGCAGGGTTAATCGATTCTGACCTTGAATAACCTGAACAATAAAATGTGTAGGGGTACTCACACATTGTCGCCTCGAATGATGTGAAGGCCCAAAACTACCTGTTCCACGCCTTGAGTCATGCTGTAGACCCTTTCATGACTGTCAT
This window contains:
- the LOC111056562 gene encoding U6 snRNA-associated Sm-like protein LSm8 — protein: MASGLESYVNHTVSIVTSDGRNFVGTLKGFDQTINLILDDSHERVYSMTQGVEQVVLGLHIIRGDNVAIIGEMDDAIDSRLDLSSLRAEPLNSVTH